GGCAGAATCTCGAACACCTTCGCACCCTCGCACGGTCGGGGGCTCCGGAGCATCCGGAGATGCCCCCGCCCGTCATCACGTCAGCGCATCAGTACACGCTCACCCCGTACACCGACAGCGCCTCCTTCACCGGCTGATGGATGGCGGAGCCCGCCGTTCCGGTGCAGCCGGAGCTGCCCGAGTGGATGCCGAGCGCGACGCCGCCCGCGAAGTGCGCGCCGCCGCTGTCGCCCCCGGCCGAGCAGGCGGTCGTACGGACCATGCCGTAGACCGGTCCGTCCCCGTAGTTCACGGTGACGTTCACGGCGGTGACCTTGCCGCTCGTCAGCTTCGTCGTGGACCCGCTCTTCTGGAGCGACTGCCCGACCACGGCGTCGGCGGCCGACGAGATGTCCTGGGCGGAGCCGTTGTACTTGTTCACGGTGCCGCCGGGGCTGGAGCCGTCGGTGAAGCGGACGAGGCCGTAGTCGTTGGTGGGGAAGCTGGTGCCTTCGCGGGCGCCGACGACCGGCCCGCCGGAGGTGGCCGACCAACTGGCCGCCGCGTTGGTGCAGTGCCCGGCCGTGACGAAGTAGGTGGCCGTGCCCTTCTTGACGTTGAAGGCGGAGGAGCAGCGGTAGCCGCCCCCGTAGATGGCGTCACCGCCGATGATCTCCTTCTTCAGCACACCCGGTACCCGGGCGATCCGCACCGCACCGCCGAGCGAGTCGGCGACCTTCCGCAGCCGCGCCAGGTCCCGCGCGGAGACGGTCCGGTCTGCCTCGACCGCTATCTGGTTGGTACGGGGATCAAGCCCCCAGGACGTCCCGGCGATCTTCGCCCGCTCCTCCAGAACCGCTACGGCACCGGCGAGTCGAGCCGCACTCCGGGCCACGACCCGCGCGGTCCCCCCGGCCGCGCGCACCTTCGCGGCGGCGCGCTCACTGGTCACGGTGACGACCAGCCCACCGGTCTTCGCGTCGACGTACGTTCCGGCACTGTCGGCCCCCAACTCGCCCCTCAGCGCGGAGTCCTGGGCGTACAGCGAGGCCCCGGCGAGGGGCGTGGGGTCGGCGGCGGGCACGGGCGCGGCCCCGGCGGGAGCGGCGCCGAGGCCGAGCGAGGAGAGGAGGAAGAGGGTCGCGAGGGCTGCGGTACGTCTGGTGCGCATGGGGGATCTCCTTCTGGGATGAGGGAGGTACGCGTGCGCGGGCACCCGGGTCACGGATGCCCGTGGTGCCGTGGGGACACCAGCGATGAATTTGACATGCCCACCTCCAACCCGCAAGACCGCCTGCCCCCCCCTGCCCGCTCCACGGATCCCGCCGCAGGCGCCCCCGGGCCCGGGCACACCCCCGGGTCCGGGACTCTGACGCCGTCCCCGCACTCGTTTCCGTATCTCCACCGGGGGCACACGTCTGCCGACCGGCCACCGGGCCGACGAAGGACGAGGAGGCGACGGCGGATGAACGCCACGACAGCGACGGGAACCGCCCGCCGGGCCGCCCGCAGCGACACGGTGAAGCACGCGGCCCGCGCGGGGTTCGTCGCGCGCGGGCTGATCTACCTCCTGGTCGGCCTGCTCGCCCTGAACATCGCCTTCGGCGGCGGGGGCAGGTCCGCCGACCGGGGCGGGGCGCTGGCCGAGATAGCGGAGAAGCCCTTCGGGAAGTTCCTTCTCTGGGCGATGGGCGTCGCCCTGGTCGGCATGGCGCTGTGGCGGCTCTCCGAAGCGCTGTTCGGCGCGGCGGGCCCCGAAGGCCACAAGGCCAAGAAGCGGCTGCTGTCCGCCGCCCGCTTCGTCTTCTACGGCTTCGTCGCGTACTCCGTACTGGCCTTCGCGGCGGGCGACAGCGGCAGCGGCGGCGGCTCCAGCGACCAGCAGTCGCGGGACGTCACGGCGAAGGCGATGGAACTCCCGGCCGGTCAGTGGCTGGTCGGCGCGGGCGGGCTCGTGATCGTCGGCGCGGGCGTCTGGATCGGCGTACGGGCCGCGCTGCGCAAGTACCACAAGCACCTGAAGATGGGCCAAATGTCGCAGCGGGTACGGCAGTTGGTCGACATCACCGGCGTCGGCGGCGGCATCGCGCGCGGCGTGGTCTTCGCGGTGGCGGGTGGCTTCGCGGTCGCGGCAGCCGTGACGTACGACCCGGACAAGGCGAAGGGCATGGACGACACGATCCGCAGCTTCCGGGAGACCCCGGTGGGTCCGTGGCTGCTGGTGGTCCTGGCCGTCGGCCTGATGCTGTTCGGGGTGTTCTCGTTCGCGATGGCCCGCTGGCGCAAGCTATAGCCTTCCCTGAACGACGGGGGGGGACCGTGGGCGACGGCGCGATACGCGTGCGGCAGGCGCGACGGGTGGGAATCCGACGCAGGGTGCTGCTGCTCGCCGGGCTGTGGACGATACCCCCGGCACTGGTGCTGGGGCTCGGCTGCCTGGTGAACCCCGACCGGATCCCCGTCCACAACGCCGTCCTGGTCCCGGCGAGCCTGACCTTCGCCTGTAGCGGTTGGGCGTGGAAGGACTCCGCCCGCGTGCGCAAGCTGCTGACGGACGGGGAAAACCCGCTCATG
This is a stretch of genomic DNA from Streptomyces sp. NBC_00237. It encodes these proteins:
- a CDS encoding S1 family peptidase; translation: MRTRRTAALATLFLLSSLGLGAAPAGAAPVPAADPTPLAGASLYAQDSALRGELGADSAGTYVDAKTGGLVVTVTSERAAAKVRAAGGTARVVARSAARLAGAVAVLEERAKIAGTSWGLDPRTNQIAVEADRTVSARDLARLRKVADSLGGAVRIARVPGVLKKEIIGGDAIYGGGYRCSSAFNVKKGTATYFVTAGHCTNAAASWSATSGGPVVGAREGTSFPTNDYGLVRFTDGSSPGGTVNKYNGSAQDISSAADAVVGQSLQKSGSTTKLTSGKVTAVNVTVNYGDGPVYGMVRTTACSAGGDSGGAHFAGGVALGIHSGSSGCTGTAGSAIHQPVKEALSVYGVSVY
- a CDS encoding DUF1206 domain-containing protein, producing the protein MNATTATGTARRAARSDTVKHAARAGFVARGLIYLLVGLLALNIAFGGGGRSADRGGALAEIAEKPFGKFLLWAMGVALVGMALWRLSEALFGAAGPEGHKAKKRLLSAARFVFYGFVAYSVLAFAAGDSGSGGGSSDQQSRDVTAKAMELPAGQWLVGAGGLVIVGAGVWIGVRAALRKYHKHLKMGQMSQRVRQLVDITGVGGGIARGVVFAVAGGFAVAAAVTYDPDKAKGMDDTIRSFRETPVGPWLLVVLAVGLMLFGVFSFAMARWRKL